Proteins encoded together in one Streptomyces sp. NA04227 window:
- the rpsE gene encoding 30S ribosomal protein S5 translates to MAGPQRRGSGAGGGERRDRKGRDGGAAAAEKTAYVERVVAINRVAKVVKGGRRFSFTALVVVGDGDGTVGVGYGKAKEVPAAIAKGVEEAKKHFFKVPRIQGTIPHPIQGEKAAGVVLLKPASPGTGVIAGGPVRAVLECAGVHDILSKSLGSDNAINIVHATVAALKGLQRPEEIAARRGLPLEDVAPAALLRARAGAGA, encoded by the coding sequence ATGGCTGGACCCCAGCGCCGCGGAAGCGGTGCCGGTGGCGGCGAGCGGCGGGACCGGAAGGGCCGTGACGGCGGCGCTGCTGCCGCCGAGAAGACCGCGTACGTTGAGCGCGTTGTCGCGATCAACCGCGTCGCCAAGGTTGTGAAGGGTGGTCGTCGCTTCAGCTTCACCGCGCTGGTCGTGGTGGGCGACGGTGACGGCACCGTGGGTGTCGGATACGGCAAGGCCAAGGAGGTGCCGGCCGCCATCGCCAAGGGCGTTGAGGAGGCCAAGAAGCACTTCTTCAAGGTCCCGCGTATCCAGGGCACCATCCCGCACCCGATCCAGGGTGAGAAGGCCGCGGGCGTCGTCCTGCTCAAGCCGGCTTCCCCCGGTACCGGTGTTATCGCCGGTGGCCCGGTGCGTGCCGTGCTCGAGTGCGCGGGCGTTCACGACATCCTGTCGAAGTCGCTCGGCTCCGACAACGCGATCAACATCGTGCACGCGACCGTGGCGGCCCTGAAGGGTCTGCAGCGTCCCGAGGAGATCGCGGCCCGCCGCGGTCTGCCGCTCGAGGACGTCGCCCCCGCGGCTCTGCTGCGTGCGCGTGCCGGGGCGGGTGCGTAA